From the Salmo trutta unplaced genomic scaffold, fSalTru1.1, whole genome shotgun sequence genome, one window contains:
- the LOC115182598 gene encoding ras-related protein Rab-33B produces the protein MESSLEFSNSFTSVSSPSARCRIFKIIVIGDSGVGKTCLTYRFCAGEFLDRTEATIGVDFRERLVEVEGEKIKLQLWDTAGQERFRKSMVQQYYRNVNAVLFIYDVTRPDSFRGLPAWIEECRRYSLGQEITRFLVGNKSDLRDTCSCDPRPIEVEGQVTRDQAQKFAAAHGMILFETSAKSLPGGGGGGEPGGGHQDSVEDVFMALASRLKRQTRPPPPVLNNTGVSGSYCGSYTGTASFRLPAKKNPHKDFWTCTC, from the exons ATGGAGTCATCCCTGGAGTTCTCAAACTCTTTCACCAGTGTGTCTTCGCCCTCCGCGCGGTGTCGGATCTTCAAGATCATCGTGATCGGAGACTCCGGTGTCGGTAAAACCTGTCTCACCTACCGGTTCTGTGCCGGTGAGTTCCTCGACCGAACCGAAGCCACCATCGGTGTCGATTTCCGTGAGAGATTGGTCGAGGTCGAAGGCGAGAAAATCAAG ctccAGCTATGGGACACGGCGGGCCAGGAGCGTTTCAGGAAGTCTATGGTCCAGCAGTACTATCGGAACGTTAATGCTGTTCTCTTCATTTATGACGTCACCAGACCAGACAGCTTCAGAGGCCTGCCAGCCTGgatagaggagtgtagacggtACTCACTGGGACAGGAGATAACCAG GTTCCTCGTGGGCAACAAGAGCGACCTCCGTGACACCTGCAGCTGTGACCCCCGCCCCATCGAGGTCGAAGGTCAGGTGACACGGGATCAGGCCCAGAAGTTTGCCGCGGCCCACGGGATGATTCTGTTTGAAACGTCTGCTAAAAGCctccctggaggaggaggaggaggagaaccagGAGGGGGGCATCAGGACAGCGTGGAGGATGTGTTCATGGCCCTGGCCTCCAGGCTGAAGAGACAGACCAGACCCCCTCCCCCGGTTCTCAACAACACAGGAGTGTCTGGGTCGTATTGTGGGTCCTATACAGGGACAGCTTCATTCAGACTGCCAGCCAAGAAGAACCCTCATAAAGACTTCTGGACATGCACCTgttga